The DNA sequence ttaatacagagagagggagagagagggggggggacagacagacagagtaagaaagagaaagagagagacagttaatacagagagagggagagaggggggggggacagacagacagagtaagaaagagaaagagagagacagttaatacagagagagggagagagaggggggggacagacagacagagtaagaaagagaaagagagagacagttaatacagagagagagagaggggggggggacagacagacagagtaagaaagagaaagagagagacagttaatacagagagagggagagaggggggggggacagacagacagagtaagaaagagaaagagagagacagttaatacagagagagggagagagggggggggacagacagacagagtaagaaagagaaagagagagacagttaatacagagagagggagagagggggggggacagacagacagagtaagaaagagaaagagagagacagttaatacagagagagagagagagagagggggggacagacagacagagtaagaaagagaaagagagagacagttaatacagagagagggagagagggggggggacagacagacagagtaagaaagagaaagagagagacagttaatacagagagagggagagagggggggggacagacagacagagtaagaaagagaaagagagagacagttaatacagagagagagagagagagagggggggacagacagacagagtaagaaagagaaagagagagacagttaatacagagagagggagagagggggggggacagacagacagagtaagaaagagaaagagagagacagttaatacagagagagggagagaggggggggggacagacagacagagtaagaaagagaaagagagagacagttaatacagagagagggagagagagggggggacagacagacagagtaagaaagagaaagagagagacagttaatacagagagagggagagaggggggggggacagacagacagagtaagaaagagaaagagagagacagttaatacagagagagggagagaggggggggggacagacagacagagtaagaaagagaaagagagagacagttaatacagagagagggagagagggggggggacagacagacagagtaagaaagagaaagagagagacagttaatacagagagagggagagaggggggggggacagacagacagagtaagaaagagaaagagagagacagttaatacagagagagagagagggggggggacagacagacagagtaagaaagagaaagagagagacagttaatacagagagagggagagagggggggggggacagacagacagagtaagaaagagaaagagagagacagttaatacagagagagggagagagagagaggggggggggacagacagacagagtaagaaagagaaagagagagacagttaatacagagagagagagagggggggggggacagacagacagagtaagaaagagaaagagagagacagttaatacagagagagagagagagggggggggacagacagacagagtaagaaagagaaagagagagacagttaatacagagagagagagagggggggggacagacagacagagtaagaaagagaaagagagagacagttaatacagagagagggagagggggggggacagacagacagagtaagaaagagaaagagagagacagttaatacagagagggagagagggggggggacagacagacagagtaagaaagagaaagagagagacagttaatacagagagagagagagggggggggacagacagacagagtaagaaagagaaagagagagacagttaatacagagagagggagagggggggggacagacagacagagtaagaaagagaaagagagagacagttaatacagagagggagagaggggggggggacagacagacagagtaagaaagagaaagagagagacagttaatacagagagagggagagagggggggggacagacagacagagtaagaaagagaaagagagagacagttaatacagagagagggagagagggggggggacagacagacagagtaagaaagagaaagagagagacagttaatacagagagagagagagaggggggggggggacagacagacagagtaagaaagagaaagagagagacagttaatacagagagaggagagagagagggggggacagacagacagagtaagaaagagaaagagagagacagttaatacagagagagggagagagagggggggacagacagacagagtaagaaagagaaagagagagacagttaatacagagagagggagagagggggggggacagacagacagagtaagaaagagaaagagagagacagttaatacagagagagagagagagggaggggggacagacagacagagtaagaaagagaaagagagagacagttaatacagagagagggagagagagagagggggggggacagacagacagagtaagaaagagaaagagagagacagttaatacagagagagagagaggggggggggacagacagacagagtaagaaagagaaagagagagacagttaatacagagagagggagagagggggggggacagacagacagagtaagaaagagaaagagagagacagttaatacagagagagggagagagggggggggggggacagacagacagagtaagaaagagaaagagagagacagttaatacagagagagggagagagggggggggggacagacagacagagtaagaaagagaaagagagagacagttaatacagagaggagagagggggggggggggacagacagacagagtaagaaagagaaagagagagacagttaatacagagagagagagagagggggggacagacagacagagtaagaaagagaaagagagagacagttaatacagagagagagagaggggggggggacagacagacagagtaagaaagagaaagagagagacagttaatacagagagagagagagaggggggacagacagacagagtaagaaagagaaagagagagacagttaatacagagagagggagagagagagagagggggggacagacagacagagtaagaaagagaaagagagagacagttaatacagagagagggagagagagagagggggggggacagacagacagagtaagaaagagaaagagagagacagttaatacagagagagggagagatggagagTGCTTTTTTTAATGGTTGTTTGCTTTTAGTTtttaatgcactgttttgccAATAGTTTTGCTGCAGTAAAAAAAgcaaattcaattaccgctctctctctctctctctctctctctctctctctctctctctctctctctctctctctctctctctctctctctcgcttcattacacacacacacacacgcgcgcgcgcactcgcATACGAACACAGGGTatcgtacacgcacacacacacacacacacattcacacacacacaaacatatccacaagaacacacacacacacacacacacacacacacacacacacacacacacaaatagaaaaacacacatacacacatagacacgaacacacagacacaaagccGCCCTTGAACCTTTTATTATATGAACAAATAAAACTCAAAAGTCGATCGAAACCTGTTTCCATGTAACCAAAGTTCGGTGTGTGTTTGACGGCAAGCAGTGAGTTTGAAGAGGGACATGGCTCACCACTGAAGTCCGACTCTTAGTGCAGAACGAGGTGTGCGCAGGCTGACCAATACCTGTACAGGCTGCGTCTGCCGCTGTGATATTCTGCCTTGAGACGCTGGATGCGAGTCTCCATCTTTATGTACTTGAGACAACGGGCCCTGGCCACAGCGTTGATTGCACCCCTGGACAGAACCTCTTCCTGACGAACTCTCGTCAGAAAATACCAGAAGTTGGGATGTCGCCGTCCCACAGTCGCGTTCCAGGCTGTAAAagattattatatgaagtcttatatcgcgcgcgtatctccagactcggactcaaggcgcagggatctatttatgccgtgtgagatggaattttttacatcacgcattcacatcgaccagcagatcgcagccatttcggcgcatatcctacttttcacggcctattattccaagtcacacgggtattttggtggacattttttttattttttatctatgcctatacaattttgccaggaaagacccttttgtcaatcgtgggatctttaacgtgcacagaGAACAGAGAACTAATGTAAGGACGAGATAAATGTTTGATATCATCGACACACAATTTCACGTTTTTGGTTGAACAGCTATGGATTATGTTGTTAAGTTGTTGAATGTACCAGAGCAATAAAATAATCACGTGTATGCATGTCGTTCATGTCGTTCGTGTCGATCGACGAGCACAACCACCTGACCCTGAGCACACTCTTTCTTGCGCCTTGCGGCAGACTATGCGGTCAGCGCCACCATTAAAAATACCACCCGCAAATTGTTTAAcactgaaaatgtgaaaaagaagATTCGATCTAGCACATGAGACAAGTGCGGGTTTCTTTTCTCGTGTTTAAATTCACCCGACGCGTGTGTCTAGAAGAGAGGAGCAAGTGCCGAAAGACAAAGGAGAACGCCTGAGCCAAAGCatataaatagcctgctgacaaccaaaattggcaaattatgaaaaaaatattgtattttgaaaaatatattgtaaaaaaactagtacatgtggagacttactttttgcacacaattaaagaaagatctttcattgtttcagaaatgtactttgtatttgtcaaaaggcttgttgtgtttgtgtggtatgctattgaaaatgtcaataaatagcctgctgacaaccaaaattgggacattttgaaaaaaatattgtattttgaaaaaaatattgtaaaaaaactagtacatgtggagacttactttttgcacacaattaaagaaagatcttttattgtttcagaaatgtactttgtatttgtcaaaaggcttgttgtgtttgtgtggtatgctattgaaaatgtcaacaatttaaattaaaaaaaagtccagaggcaccacataaatactacagacatgtttgaaaatatgcTCAAAAAGGAATTTAGTGAATACTCAAAAAAGAATTTACTAACCTGAATGAGACAATGTGATGACTGGGTGATGACTATGATGAATATATCcatgtagaagaaaagaaacacttgctgtcacagtatttacagtgccACACTTGGAGGCACAGCTCAACGCAAAACGCCACACCACATTCCAGGCACCAGAATCGAGTCCCATTGCGTTGGGTTTTATCCATAGAAGAAAAGtaacacttgctgtcacagtatttacagttttTGTACAAATGACTTGTTTTGAACTCGGTTTATGCATGGAGAACATCCTTCTTTGTGTGCCACACTTCGAAGCACGGCTCAACACAAAGCGCCACAGCCATGTGGCCACAGCACATTCCCGGAACCAGAATCGCGTCCGTCCGCTTGCATTGGGTTTTGGCCAAAGTAGCATTGACACCTcgagctcttgatttggctaagTATTATGTCCTTTTGACAATCTAGCAGTTCTGATGGTAATAGTTGCTAAAGTGAACCAATTTGTATCACTACAAGTGATCGTGATGAATTCTTATCTTGGGCAATACAATATGTCTGCATTGTGTATTTAAGTACACCTGTGCTCGTCATTATCTAACATCATACTGTCCGCTGCGTTTATCACATTTGCACgtgtcgtatatatatatgtgcaaaCGTTTGCTTACCTTCAACGTGGTTGTTGGACCTAGTGTCGACGTCACGACGGTAGACGTTCCACTCAGCTGGCTGAGCGACGTTGCCTGGTATGATATAGTTTCTCCTGAAGTACGCCAGGAAGACCTGAAGGCCCGCGACTTGACGGGCGAGATTTGCAGTGAGAGGGTCAGTGAAGAGGGTTTGGAAGTTCTGACGCACTAGGGCGACCGGCAAGAAAGCGAGTGCAAGCACCTTCTTGATCAAGTCCTGGACATCTTGCCAGTGCCGTCCAAGGCGTCGCAGCGAGCCGGGGCCCGCTAAACGCTCCTGCCTGGCGCGTTTCCAGACGGCCGAACACAAATGGAAGTAACAGCTCCTGACTTCAGCCTGCTGGAACTCTGTGTGAACAGCGGCTCGAAGAGCTTGTTCGAAGTCCGTGATGAACAGGGTTGGGAGCCATGGCGCTCGAGTCAGCCGCTCAATCTTCCCCTTCAGTTGCTGTAGTTCCCCACTTGGTGATCCCCCATCAGCACAAACGCCATTGCAATAACCCGGTCCGTATGAAAAGCTTGAAGAGTTAAAAACTGATGGTAGGGTCTCGGGCATGACTTGAAAGTCCCGTCAATATAGACGGTTGTGCATCCTCCGAGTTCTCTTAATGCCTGGTCTGTCGCGAACATTACGTATTGCCAGAAGTTGTCCTGTTCAAGCAGGAACCGGCTTTCTCGTTGGGTGGTTGCCCACACGCCCTCGATCAGCACTTCTTCAAAGTTGGCTGGGATTGGCGGTATTTGCTGCATTCTGGTCCTGTTGAGCGTAGACCTCACCGAAAGAAACGCTGGCACGTTTTCTACGCCTCTTGCATCAGCACCAACGACTTCGCGGTCGTAAACAGCTCCAATCGGCAGGGTTGGATCGCCTCTTATCTGGAGCCTCATTCTGTTCAGGTTTTCGGAGTAGTCAAGGAACTCGCCCTCCTCTCCGTGGATGTGAGGTGAAGCCTATTGTGTGGAGTCAAGGAACTCGCCCTCCTCTCCGTGGTTGTGAGGTGAAGCCTATTGTGTGGAGTCAAGGAACTCGCCCTCCTCTCCGTGGTTGTGAGGTGAAGCCTATTGTGTGGAGTCAAGGAACTCGCCCTCCTCTCCGTGGTTGTGAGGTGAAGCCTATTGTGTGGAGTCAAGGAACTCGCCCTCCTCTCCGTGGTTGTGAGGTGAAGCCTATTGTGTGGAGTCAAGGAACTCGCCCTCCTCTCCGTGGTTGTGAGGTGAAGCCTATTGTGTGGAGTCAAGGAACTCGCCCTCCTCTCCGTGGATGTGAGGTGAAGCCTATTGTGTGGAGTCAAGGAACTCGCCCTCCTCTCCGTGGTTGTGAGGTGAAGCCTATTGTGTGGAGTCAAGGAACTCGCCCTCCTCTCCGTGGATGTGAGGTGAAGCCTATTGTGTGGAGTCAAGGAACTCGCCCTCCTCTCCGTGGATGTGAGGTGAAGCCTATTGTGTGGAGTCAAGGAACTCGCCCTCCTCTCCGTGGATGTGAGGTGAAGCCTATTGTGTGGAGTCAAGGAACTCGCCCTCCTCTCCGTGGATGTGAGGTGAAGCCTATTGTGTGGAGTCAAGGAACTGGCCCTCCTCTCCGTGGATGTGAGGTGAAGCCTATTGTGTGGAGTCAAGGAACTCGCCCTCCTCTCCGTGGATGTGAGGTGAAGCCTATTGTGTGGAGTCAAGGAACTCGCCCTCCTCTCCGTGGATGTGAGGTGAAGCCTATTGTGTGGAGTCAAGGAACTCGCCCTCCTCTCCGTGGATGTGAGGTGAAGCCTATTGTGTGGAGTCAAGGAACTCGCCCTCCTCTCCGTGGATGTGAGGTGA is a window from the Littorina saxatilis isolate snail1 linkage group LG10, US_GU_Lsax_2.0, whole genome shotgun sequence genome containing:
- the LOC138979091 gene encoding uncharacterized protein, whose product is MPETLPSVFNSSSFSYGPGYCNGVCADGGSPSGELQQLKGKIERLTRAPWLPTLFITDFEQALRAAVHTEFQQAEVRSCYFHLCSAVWKRARQERLAGPGSLRRLGRHWQDVQDLIKKVLALAFLPVALVRQNFQTLFTDPLTANLARQVAGLQVFLAYFRRNYIIPGNVAQPAEWNVYRRDVDTRSNNHVEAWNATVGRRHPNFWYFLTRVRQEEVLSRGAINAVARARCLKYIKMETRIQRLKAEYHSGRRSLYRYWSACAHLVLH